TGAAAATCTGGACAGCGGAGAGTTCATTTGTCGGTCATCCGTTCCGTATCTTTCGGGAATTACACGATCGAAAAAGGACGTACCATGTTTCTGTCTCGCGCAACATTACTGTTTCTCTTCCTCGGCGCAGCCGTTTCGGCACAAAAAGCCACCACTGTTGTCATCAGCGAGTTTGCAACACGCGGTGCAGGGAATTGCAATACCGCCTGCGAATTTGTGGAACTGTACAATCCCACATCGGCGGATGTCAACCTTGGCGGATGGAAACTGCAGTACCGCTCAGCGTCCGGTTCGTCCTACAACACTGTCGCGACGATTGCAGCAGGCACGATGATTCGCCGCAATTCCTATTTCCTTATCGCCCCGTCTTCATGGGTTGGGCCACCTGCTGCTGACGCGAGTTGGACAGGGTCGGGATTTGCGGACAACGGCAACATCCGCATCGTCGATGCCGCAAACGCGGAGATCGACAGGGTCGGATACGGGTCTGGAAATGATCCGAAAGTGACTCCTGCCCCGAATCACGGAGAGCAGGCGAATAACAACAGCGTTGAGCGCAAGGCCGGGGCATCATCTACCGCGTCTTCAATGGCTGCCGGTGGCGCGGAGGAATTCGCCGGGAATGCGTGGAACAGCAACAACAATTCGGCGGATTTCCTCGTTCAGAACGGCGGACGGAATCCACAGAACAGCACTAGCCCTGCTGAACCAAAGACCGCGGACGGATCCGGCCGATCCTACACGACGCTCGAATTCGTAAAAGTCGACGAAATACGAGATGTGCCTATCGTCTTTATTCCGGCATCGGGACAATCGGTCGTGGATCTGCGCATCGCCATCCCTGCCGGTGTTGCATGGTCGCGCACTGCTTCAGATGTTTCACTCGGTTCAACGATGAGTGCTTCCATCGACGTGGTTGATGATACAGTACTATTTGGAGGGCTCTCCTTCTCTGCGGATTCCGGGATAGTGACACTACGCTCTCAACGAATGCCATCCATAACAGGCGCTCTCACCTACACTGTTTCCTCCAGGGCGGCGGGCGGATCGTTTCTCCCGGTGCAGACGCAGCCGACAATCGTTGTTCTCGGGGGACCGATTCCAATTTCCACCGCGAGAGAGAACGATGGCACGGGAGTGCCGCTTCGCCTGAATCAATTCGTCACTGTCAACGGCATCGTCACCTGCGCGAAGGAACTCGGAAGTCCTTCCTTCCTGGAGGATGTGACCGGCGGGATTGCAGTGTACGACTTCAACTTTTCCGACTCCGTCGTCATCGGCGACGAGGTGACGATCAGCGGCAAAGTGACACAATTCAACGGACTGACAGAGTTGACCGAAGTTGTGATTCATGAACGTGTTGGAGCAGGCGGGAATCCATCCCCACTCGTGCTCCGTGTTACCGATATCCTTCAAGACGGTGGAGGCGGGCTGGAAAAATATGAAGGTCAGCTCATCCGTTTGAACAACGTCACTGTAAATACAAACTCCTGGAACGTGACCGGATCAGGAACCAATTATAAGTTGCGTGATGCCAGCGGCGAGATGGACGTGCGCATCGATAAGGACGTGAATTTTGTAAACAGTCCCGCGCCTGCGAGCAGTTTCGACATCGTAGGTGTGCTGGGCCAATTTCAAGCTGCTCCGCCTCTCGTCGGAGGGTACCAACTCATGCCACGGCGGGGATCTGACATTATTGCGACAGGCCCGCACTTCACCCAACTCCCCGTCGAACGGGACATCACTACGAGCGGCATGACGCTTGATTGGCGTACTGGCCTTGCCGCTGCCGCATATGTCCGGTATGAAACAGCGGAAGGCGTTGAACTCGGGACAGCAACGGGCAGCAGCAGCAGATTGGAAAACAGCGTGACACTCTCAGGTCTGAATCCGGGCACAATTTACCGCGTGCAGGCGTACAGTGTGGCAGCAGGAGATACGAGTTTTGCACAACCACAGTACGTTGTCACCGCCTCTGCAACCTCCACTGGGACCATCAACGTCTATTTCAATCAGAGTGTCGATCAGACCATTTACCCTCCGCTTCCCGCTCAAGGGAGTGTGGATCTCAAGAACAAGCTCCTGGACCGGATCGATGCAGCAAAATACAGCATTGATCTGGCGCTCTACAGCTTCAGCGGCATGACCGGCGACGATGTGGCTGCCTCGCTTCGATCCGCCGCGCGCCGCGGTGTAAAGGTGCGCGCGATATTCGAATCCGACAACGCTTCATCAGCCGCGGTATCCGCGTTACGACAGGATGTGCCCGTCATCCTCGATTCGTACGATCGGGTGAACGCGGGTGCGGGATTGATGCACAACAAGTTCATCATCATCGACGCGCGGGACCGTT
This is a stretch of genomic DNA from Ignavibacteriota bacterium. It encodes these proteins:
- a CDS encoding lamin tail domain-containing protein, with the translated sequence MFLSRATLLFLFLGAAVSAQKATTVVISEFATRGAGNCNTACEFVELYNPTSADVNLGGWKLQYRSASGSSYNTVATIAAGTMIRRNSYFLIAPSSWVGPPAADASWTGSGFADNGNIRIVDAANAEIDRVGYGSGNDPKVTPAPNHGEQANNNSVERKAGASSTASSMAAGGAEEFAGNAWNSNNNSADFLVQNGGRNPQNSTSPAEPKTADGSGRSYTTLEFVKVDEIRDVPIVFIPASGQSVVDLRIAIPAGVAWSRTASDVSLGSTMSASIDVVDDTVLFGGLSFSADSGIVTLRSQRMPSITGALTYTVSSRAAGGSFLPVQTQPTIVVLGGPIPISTARENDGTGVPLRLNQFVTVNGIVTCAKELGSPSFLEDVTGGIAVYDFNFSDSVVIGDEVTISGKVTQFNGLTELTEVVIHERVGAGGNPSPLVLRVTDILQDGGGGLEKYEGQLIRLNNVTVNTNSWNVTGSGTNYKLRDASGEMDVRIDKDVNFVNSPAPASSFDIVGVLGQFQAAPPLVGGYQLMPRRGSDIIATGPHFTQLPVERDITTSGMTLDWRTGLAAAAYVRYETAEGVELGTATGSSSRLENSVTLSGLNPGTIYRVQAYSVAAGDTSFAQPQYVVTASATSTGTINVYFNQSVDQTIYPPLPAQGSVDLKNKLLDRIDAAKYSIDLALYSFSGMTGDDVAASLRSAARRGVKVRAIFESDNASSAAVSALRQDVPVILDSYDRVNAGAGLMHNKFIIIDARDRSSDTDDWVITGSWNVTDQGTNADAQNVVEVQDQALAMVYTREFEEMWGSTSDTPNSGVSRFGIRKSDNTPHRVNVRGTMIESFFSPSDRATEYLRSSFAGAAASVYFAILTFTREDLATTLTTIRSAGKTVRGVFDNSSDQGSKYTALKNGGMDVWLKKNLPGLLHHKYALIDVDHTAPGADPVTITGSHNWSNAAEFANNENTLGIHNRDVARQYLQEWAKRYRDAGGTAPIILGVTSAPEGSAAFEITDLYPNPLSNAATISISFRQATASDQILHITDALGRTVAALPLGSREAGSHTVTIATGSLSTGLYFVRLTDNMGATRAIPLVVNR